A region of Anguilla rostrata isolate EN2019 chromosome 10, ASM1855537v3, whole genome shotgun sequence DNA encodes the following proteins:
- the LOC135233325 gene encoding endoplasmic reticulum aminopeptidase 2-like isoform X2, with the protein MQPRRVLAATDFEPTAARMAFPCFDEPLFKATFSIKIRRERRHIALSNMPRIQTVEHEDGLVEDIFDKSVRMSTYLVAFVVCDFRSVSATTSSGIMVSVYAVPEKWNQTHYALEVAVKLLEFYEAYFNISFPLPKQDLIAIPDFQSGAMENWGLITYRETALLYDPQTSSASDKLWITKVISHELAHQWFGNLVTMEWWNDIWLNEGFARYMERVSLSSAFPELLVDDYFINVCFGAMSKDCLNSSRPISNPAETPVQIMEMFDTVSYDKGACILNMLRDFLTEEVFQSGIIRYLEKYSYGNAKSADLWNTVVNVSSERDFSTGGFCPTTSQAEKKAHWYTCENLDMRKMMDTWTQQMGVPLITVERAGQNIQIRQERFLKGVLDDDTEYPALQSGYLWHIPLTYYTSNSKGAHRHLLKTKTDTIHLEGEVRWIKVNVDMSGYYLVHYGEEGWDALIGLLDQDHTALSSKDRTNLIHNAFQIVSTGKMSLDRALDLTRYLKQETDNLPLIQGISYLSILYHMMERQNISNTAENLKNYILWYFKDVIDKQSWSDEGSVSERRLRAELLELSCDLGYPPSVERASQLFRDWLASNGTKSVPTDVLRPVYQVGAQDARNWNFLLSAYKSSLSSSYKSKILYALTSSKDPGKLSRLIDLGMEGEVIRTQDLPSVIVTISRNPAGQALAWNFVRKNWKRLLEKFHLGSSPFRGILKGTTGHFSSKRELEEVKAFFDSLKSHGHQLKVTELAIEMIQKNIRWLERNLHVLNKWLSENIPSVTVFL; encoded by the exons ATGCAGCCGCGAAG AGTATTGGCAGCCACAGACTTTGAACCCACTGCTGCAAGAATGGCTTTTCCCTGCTTTGATGAGCCTTTGTTTAAAGCCACATTTTCCATTAAGATACGAAGAGAAAGAAGACATATCGCACTATCCAACATGCCAAGG ATCCAGACTGTGGAGCATGAGGATGGTTTGGTGGAAGACATCTTTGACAAGAGCGTCAGGATGAGCACGTACCTGGTGGCCTTTGTAGTTTGTGACTTCAGGTCCGTTAGTGCTACTACATCTTCAGGGATTATG GTTTCGGTGTATGCTGTTCCGGAGAAGTGGAATCAAACCCATTACGCGCTTGAAGTAGCGGTTAAATTGCTGGAATTCTATGAAGCCTACTTCAACATCAGCTTCCCTTTGCCAAAACAAG ACCTGATTGCTATACCAGACTTCCAGTCGGGGGCTATGGAGAACTGGGGTTTAATAACCTACCGAGAGACGGCTCTACTTTATGATCCACAAACTTCATCTGCCTCAGACAAGCTGTGGATCACCAAGGTCATTAGCCATGAACTGGCTCACCAG TGGTTCGGCAACCTGGTGACTATGGAGTGGTGGAATGACATCTGGTTGAATGAAGGCTTTGCGCGGTACATGGAGAGGGTGTCGCTCAGTAGTGCCTTTCCGGAGCTTCTGGTG GACGATTactttataaatgtgtgttttggagCCATGTCCAAGGATTGTCTCAACTCCTCACGCCCAATCTCTAACCCGGCTGAAACACCCGTTCAGATTATGGAAATGTTTGACACAGTCTCTTATGATAAG GGGGCCTGCATTCTGAACATGCTGAGGGACTTCCTGACTGAGGAGGTGTTTCAAAGTGGAATCATTCGCTATCTCGAGAAGTACAGTTACGGCAATGCCAAGAGTGCTGACCTGTGGAACACCGTGGTTAAT GTTTCTTCTGAGAGGGACTTTTCCACGGGTGGTTTCTGCCCCACCACTTCACAAGCCGAAAAAAAAGCT CATTGGTACACCTGTGAGAACCTGGATATGAGGAAGATGATGGACACGTGGACACAGCAGATGGGTGTTCCTCTGATTACAGTGGAAAGAGCAGGACAGAACATCCAGATTCGCCAGGAAAGGTTTCTGAAAGGCGTTCTGGATGATGATACAGAGTACCCCGCTCTACAGTCAGG GTACCTGTGGCATATTCCTCTTACGTATTACACCAGCAATTCCAAAGGTGCCCACAGACATTTGTTGAAAACAAAGACTG ACACCATTCACCTAGAGGGAGAAGTCCGTTGGATTAAGGTCAACGTCGACATGAGTGGATATTACCTTGTGCACTATGGAGAAGAAGGATGGGATGCCCTGATTGGCCTGCTAGATCAGGACCATACAGCACTGAGCAGTAAAGACAGAACAAATCTCATCCACAATGCCTTTCAGATTGTCAG cacTGGCAAGATGTCCCTGGACAGAGCTCTTGATCTGACACGGTATCTGAAGCAAGAGACAGACAACCTCCCCCTAATACAGGGGATATCTTACCTCAGTATTTTGTACCACATGATGGAAAGACAGAACATCTCAAACACTGCAGAAAATCTGAAG aattaTATCCTGTGGTATTTCAAAGATGTGATTGACAAGCAGTCTTGGAGTGACGAGGGCTCTGTATCGGAGAGGAGGCTCCGGGCTGAGCTCCTGGAGTTATCCTGTGACCTGGGCTACCCTCCCAGCGTAGAGAGGGCTTCCCAACTCTTCCGCGATTGGCTCGCTTCAAACGGCACCAAGAG TGTGCCAACTGATGTTCTGAGGCCAGTTTATCAAGTTGGAGCCCAGGATGCAAGAAACTGGAACTTCCTTCTCAGCGCCTACAAGAGCTCGCTGTCATCAAGTTACAAGAGCAAGATTCTGTATGCGCTGACTAGTAGCAAAGATCCTGGCAAACTTTCCAG GCTGATCGATCTGGGAATGGAAGGAGAGGTGATCAGAACTCAGGATCTGCCTTCCGTCATTGTCACCATCTCCCGGAATCCAGCAGGACAAGCCTTGGCCTGGAACTTCGTCAGAAAAAACTGGAAACGGCTGTTGGAGAA GTTCCATTTGGGATCATCACCATTCAGAGGAATCTTGAAGGGAACCACTGGACATTTTTCTTCAAagagggagctggaggag GTAAAGGCATTCTTTGATTCATTAAAATCACATGGACATCAATTAAAGGTTACTGAACTTGCGATAGAAATGATTCAGAAGAATATCCGTTGGCTGGAGAGAAATCTCCATGTGTTGAATAAATGGTTGTCAGAGAATATTCCTTCAGTAACAGTGTTTTTATAA
- the LOC135233325 gene encoding endoplasmic reticulum aminopeptidase 2-like isoform X1: MLTNEKHHHVSTLKLAVCFQLALACTAIMSETTSRQPFPWDRLRLPTNVVPKHYDLSIHPNLTNLNFTGSVRISVDVEQDTSYIVLHSKGLDITTATILVEDDRKPKDKEQNLTVLENLHQEQIALLPPYQLHRAKKYQLYIEFQANLADGFDGFYKSTYMTRDGDKRVLAATDFEPTAARMAFPCFDEPLFKATFSIKIRRERRHIALSNMPRIQTVEHEDGLVEDIFDKSVRMSTYLVAFVVCDFRSVSATTSSGIMVSVYAVPEKWNQTHYALEVAVKLLEFYEAYFNISFPLPKQDLIAIPDFQSGAMENWGLITYRETALLYDPQTSSASDKLWITKVISHELAHQWFGNLVTMEWWNDIWLNEGFARYMERVSLSSAFPELLVDDYFINVCFGAMSKDCLNSSRPISNPAETPVQIMEMFDTVSYDKGACILNMLRDFLTEEVFQSGIIRYLEKYSYGNAKSADLWNTVVNVSSERDFSTGGFCPTTSQAEKKAHWYTCENLDMRKMMDTWTQQMGVPLITVERAGQNIQIRQERFLKGVLDDDTEYPALQSGYLWHIPLTYYTSNSKGAHRHLLKTKTDTIHLEGEVRWIKVNVDMSGYYLVHYGEEGWDALIGLLDQDHTALSSKDRTNLIHNAFQIVSTGKMSLDRALDLTRYLKQETDNLPLIQGISYLSILYHMMERQNISNTAENLKNYILWYFKDVIDKQSWSDEGSVSERRLRAELLELSCDLGYPPSVERASQLFRDWLASNGTKSVPTDVLRPVYQVGAQDARNWNFLLSAYKSSLSSSYKSKILYALTSSKDPGKLSRLIDLGMEGEVIRTQDLPSVIVTISRNPAGQALAWNFVRKNWKRLLEKFHLGSSPFRGILKGTTGHFSSKRELEEVKAFFDSLKSHGHQLKVTELAIEMIQKNIRWLERNLHVLNKWLSENIPSVTVFL, from the exons ATGCTAACAAATGAGAAGCATCACCATGTGAGCACACTGAAGCTTGCAGTGTGCTTTCAGTTGGCTTTGGCCTGCACTGCTATCATGAGTGAGACCACTAGCAGACAGCCTTTTCCCTGGGACAGACTGCGACTCCCAACTAATGTTGTTCCGAAGCACTATGACCTCAGCATTCACCCTAACCTCACCAATTTGAACTTCACTGGATCTGTGAGAATCAGCGTTGATGTAGAACAGGACACAAGTTACATAGTCCTGCACAGCAAAGGGCTGGACATCACCACGGCAACGATTTTAGTTGAAGACGACAGGAAGCCAAAAGACAAGGAGCAAAATCTAACCGTCCTAGAGAATCTACATCAGGAGCAGATTGCTTTGCTTCCACCCTACCAGTTACACAGAGCAAAAAAGTATCAGTTGTATATTGAATTCCAAGCAAATTTGGCAGATGGCTTTGATGGCTTCTACAAGAGCACCTATATGACTCGTGATGGTGATAAaag AGTATTGGCAGCCACAGACTTTGAACCCACTGCTGCAAGAATGGCTTTTCCCTGCTTTGATGAGCCTTTGTTTAAAGCCACATTTTCCATTAAGATACGAAGAGAAAGAAGACATATCGCACTATCCAACATGCCAAGG ATCCAGACTGTGGAGCATGAGGATGGTTTGGTGGAAGACATCTTTGACAAGAGCGTCAGGATGAGCACGTACCTGGTGGCCTTTGTAGTTTGTGACTTCAGGTCCGTTAGTGCTACTACATCTTCAGGGATTATG GTTTCGGTGTATGCTGTTCCGGAGAAGTGGAATCAAACCCATTACGCGCTTGAAGTAGCGGTTAAATTGCTGGAATTCTATGAAGCCTACTTCAACATCAGCTTCCCTTTGCCAAAACAAG ACCTGATTGCTATACCAGACTTCCAGTCGGGGGCTATGGAGAACTGGGGTTTAATAACCTACCGAGAGACGGCTCTACTTTATGATCCACAAACTTCATCTGCCTCAGACAAGCTGTGGATCACCAAGGTCATTAGCCATGAACTGGCTCACCAG TGGTTCGGCAACCTGGTGACTATGGAGTGGTGGAATGACATCTGGTTGAATGAAGGCTTTGCGCGGTACATGGAGAGGGTGTCGCTCAGTAGTGCCTTTCCGGAGCTTCTGGTG GACGATTactttataaatgtgtgttttggagCCATGTCCAAGGATTGTCTCAACTCCTCACGCCCAATCTCTAACCCGGCTGAAACACCCGTTCAGATTATGGAAATGTTTGACACAGTCTCTTATGATAAG GGGGCCTGCATTCTGAACATGCTGAGGGACTTCCTGACTGAGGAGGTGTTTCAAAGTGGAATCATTCGCTATCTCGAGAAGTACAGTTACGGCAATGCCAAGAGTGCTGACCTGTGGAACACCGTGGTTAAT GTTTCTTCTGAGAGGGACTTTTCCACGGGTGGTTTCTGCCCCACCACTTCACAAGCCGAAAAAAAAGCT CATTGGTACACCTGTGAGAACCTGGATATGAGGAAGATGATGGACACGTGGACACAGCAGATGGGTGTTCCTCTGATTACAGTGGAAAGAGCAGGACAGAACATCCAGATTCGCCAGGAAAGGTTTCTGAAAGGCGTTCTGGATGATGATACAGAGTACCCCGCTCTACAGTCAGG GTACCTGTGGCATATTCCTCTTACGTATTACACCAGCAATTCCAAAGGTGCCCACAGACATTTGTTGAAAACAAAGACTG ACACCATTCACCTAGAGGGAGAAGTCCGTTGGATTAAGGTCAACGTCGACATGAGTGGATATTACCTTGTGCACTATGGAGAAGAAGGATGGGATGCCCTGATTGGCCTGCTAGATCAGGACCATACAGCACTGAGCAGTAAAGACAGAACAAATCTCATCCACAATGCCTTTCAGATTGTCAG cacTGGCAAGATGTCCCTGGACAGAGCTCTTGATCTGACACGGTATCTGAAGCAAGAGACAGACAACCTCCCCCTAATACAGGGGATATCTTACCTCAGTATTTTGTACCACATGATGGAAAGACAGAACATCTCAAACACTGCAGAAAATCTGAAG aattaTATCCTGTGGTATTTCAAAGATGTGATTGACAAGCAGTCTTGGAGTGACGAGGGCTCTGTATCGGAGAGGAGGCTCCGGGCTGAGCTCCTGGAGTTATCCTGTGACCTGGGCTACCCTCCCAGCGTAGAGAGGGCTTCCCAACTCTTCCGCGATTGGCTCGCTTCAAACGGCACCAAGAG TGTGCCAACTGATGTTCTGAGGCCAGTTTATCAAGTTGGAGCCCAGGATGCAAGAAACTGGAACTTCCTTCTCAGCGCCTACAAGAGCTCGCTGTCATCAAGTTACAAGAGCAAGATTCTGTATGCGCTGACTAGTAGCAAAGATCCTGGCAAACTTTCCAG GCTGATCGATCTGGGAATGGAAGGAGAGGTGATCAGAACTCAGGATCTGCCTTCCGTCATTGTCACCATCTCCCGGAATCCAGCAGGACAAGCCTTGGCCTGGAACTTCGTCAGAAAAAACTGGAAACGGCTGTTGGAGAA GTTCCATTTGGGATCATCACCATTCAGAGGAATCTTGAAGGGAACCACTGGACATTTTTCTTCAAagagggagctggaggag GTAAAGGCATTCTTTGATTCATTAAAATCACATGGACATCAATTAAAGGTTACTGAACTTGCGATAGAAATGATTCAGAAGAATATCCGTTGGCTGGAGAGAAATCTCCATGTGTTGAATAAATGGTTGTCAGAGAATATTCCTTCAGTAACAGTGTTTTTATAA